Part of the Sphingobacterium sp. LZ7M1 genome, GCGTTGGAAGCAATGGTGATAATTTTTTGTTGTTGTCCTACCTGACCACTGCTATTGAATTCCACAGCGATTTCACCAACTTTCCCTGGCAATACCGGAGTCGTGGTAAAGGTAGGTGTGGTACAGCCACAGCTCGCAGAAACTTGGGAAAGGATTACTGGGCTAGTTCCGGTGTTTTCGAATTTGAAAACATGCTTAACCACTTCGCCTTCTTTAATCTTTCCGAAATCATAAACGGTTTCCTCGAATTGCATCTTTCCGATTCCATCGTTTCCTTTAGTTGCTACTGTTTCGGTAGTATTTTGCGCATCAGCATCTGCTTTCTTGCCTTCTTGGTTACAAGAAGCAAACAGAACTGTTGCTGCAACAAATGATAAAATAAGTTTTTTCATGTTAATATGATTTAAGCGATCAATCCCCTACCTTCTTTTTTGATTCGTCTTTGCGCGTTCAAATCAGCAAGGATTTTATCTAAGATACCATTGATAAAGGTACTACTTTTCAAGGTACTGAATGATTTAGAAAGTTCGATGTATTCGTTGATGGTAACTTTTACAGGAATTGTCGGGAAATTGATCAATTCAGTGATCGCCATACGCATCAATAGATTATCTACCAAAGCGATACGGTCTGACTCCCAGTTCTTGGTTTTCGCAGCCACCATATCTTGGTATTCATCTGTATATTTGATGGTCAACTTCA contains:
- a CDS encoding DUF1573 domain-containing protein — translated: MKKLILSFVAATVLFASCNQEGKKADADAQNTTETVATKGNDGIGKMQFEETVYDFGKIKEGEVVKHVFKFENTGTSPVILSQVSASCGCTTPTFTTTPVLPGKVGEIAVEFNSSGQVGQQQKIITIASNAEANISTVQLKGEVEAI